In the genome of Tropicibacter oceani, one region contains:
- the ybeY gene encoding rRNA maturation RNase YbeY, with the protein MLTDTIIEDARWDQAGLETLAEQAAQAVLRHLGIAEEDHEIAVLGCDDTRIAALNADFRGKPTPTNVLSWPSEDLSAEIPGENPLPPELPELGDIAIAFQTCEREAQEQGKPFADHVTHLVIHAVLHLLGYDHIRDADATLMEGIEVAILGKLGVPDPYRELDGPSGL; encoded by the coding sequence ATGTTGACCGACACCATCATCGAAGACGCGCGCTGGGACCAGGCCGGTCTGGAAACCCTTGCCGAACAGGCCGCGCAGGCCGTCCTGCGCCACCTGGGCATCGCCGAAGAAGACCACGAAATCGCGGTGCTTGGCTGCGACGACACGCGCATCGCCGCGCTGAATGCCGATTTCCGTGGCAAGCCGACCCCGACCAATGTGCTCAGCTGGCCCTCCGAAGACCTTTCCGCCGAAATTCCCGGCGAAAACCCGCTGCCGCCCGAACTGCCAGAGCTGGGCGATATTGCCATTGCCTTTCAGACCTGCGAACGCGAAGCGCAGGAACAGGGCAAACCCTTTGCGGACCATGTCACCCATCTGGTCATTCACGCCGTGCTGCATTTGCTGGGCTACGACCACATCCGTGACGCGGATGCCACGTTGATGGAAGGTATCGAAGTGGCGATACTTGGCAAACTGGGGGTGCCGGACCCATATAGGGAACTTGACGGGCCATCGGGCCTCTAA
- a CDS encoding PhoH family protein: MNTGTLTEAILEFPDNRLLIDLCGEYDRNLTDIETRTGVQILRRGNFLAVHGTPEAQAEATEVLRALYERLEQGREVSRGEIDRQFRMGDDSGPDDQLEMFQGGKVEIKTRKKLIEPRTEAQKAYVRALFENEMAFGIGPAGTGKTYLAVAVGVNMLINGEVDKIILSRPAVEAGEKLGYLPGDMKEKVDPYMQPLYDALNDFLPGKQLAKMIEEKTVEIAPLAFMRGRTLSNAFVVLDEAQNATSMQMKMFLTRLGEGSRMVITGDRTQVDLPRGMPSGLADAERLLNAIPKISFNYFTSKDVVRHPLVAAIIEAYEKDAEQG, from the coding sequence GTGAACACAGGCACCCTGACCGAAGCGATCCTCGAATTCCCAGACAACCGTCTGCTGATCGATCTGTGCGGCGAATACGACCGCAACCTGACCGATATCGAAACCCGGACCGGCGTTCAGATCCTGCGGCGGGGCAACTTCCTTGCCGTTCACGGCACCCCCGAGGCCCAGGCCGAAGCCACCGAAGTGCTGCGCGCCCTCTACGAGCGGCTCGAACAAGGCCGCGAAGTCAGCCGCGGCGAGATTGATCGCCAGTTCCGCATGGGTGACGACTCCGGCCCCGACGACCAGCTGGAAATGTTCCAGGGCGGCAAGGTCGAAATCAAGACCCGCAAAAAGCTGATCGAACCCCGCACCGAAGCGCAAAAGGCCTATGTCCGCGCCCTGTTCGAAAACGAGATGGCCTTTGGCATCGGCCCTGCCGGCACCGGCAAGACCTACCTGGCCGTGGCCGTCGGCGTGAACATGCTGATCAACGGCGAGGTCGACAAGATCATCCTGTCCCGCCCCGCCGTCGAGGCGGGCGAAAAACTGGGCTACCTGCCCGGCGACATGAAGGAAAAGGTCGATCCCTACATGCAGCCGCTCTATGACGCGCTGAACGATTTCCTGCCCGGCAAGCAATTGGCAAAGATGATCGAGGAAAAGACCGTGGAAATCGCCCCGCTGGCCTTCATGCGCGGGCGCACACTGTCCAACGCCTTCGTCGTGCTGGACGAGGCACAGAACGCCACCTCGATGCAGATGAAGATGTTCCTGACCCGCCTTGGCGAAGGCTCGCGCATGGTGATCACCGGCGACCGCACCCAGGTCGACCTGCCCCGCGGCATGCCCTCGGGGCTTGCCGATGCCGAACGGCTCCTGAACGCCATCCCCAAGATCTCCTTCAACTACTTCACCTCCAAGGACGTCGTGCGCCACCCGCTTGTCGCCGCCATCATCGAGGCCTACGAAAAGGACGCGGAACAGGGCTGA
- a CDS encoding OmpA family protein, translating into MANRISKAVGAIALAALTGITASAPAMADGTGQKEPFISTQNTRTIKGEQYIPGIWIDPDGCEHWVMDDGVEGYMDIHLDRKGLPVCNRGNTCGVMNTDQFFATDSHRISAAGKQKLAEFFQSASAQAYIIAGHTDSRASDEYNMRLSYNRALAVANVAKSIGANISDVRGYGERWPVASNGTSTGMAKNRRVEIICIR; encoded by the coding sequence GTGGCAAATCGCATTTCCAAAGCCGTCGGCGCAATCGCGCTGGCTGCCCTGACGGGTATCACGGCCTCTGCGCCGGCGATGGCCGACGGGACAGGGCAAAAAGAACCATTCATCTCTACGCAGAACACGCGCACCATCAAAGGTGAACAGTATATTCCGGGCATCTGGATTGATCCCGACGGCTGTGAACACTGGGTCATGGACGACGGCGTCGAAGGCTACATGGACATCCATCTGGATCGCAAAGGTCTGCCGGTCTGCAACCGCGGCAACACCTGCGGCGTGATGAACACCGACCAGTTCTTTGCCACCGACAGCCACCGCATCTCGGCTGCCGGCAAACAGAAACTGGCGGAATTCTTCCAAAGCGCCTCGGCCCAAGCCTACATCATCGCAGGCCACACCGACAGCCGCGCTTCGGACGAATACAACATGCGTCTCAGCTATAACCGCGCGCTGGCCGTGGCCAATGTCGCCAAGTCGATCGGCGCGAACATTTCCGACGTGCGCGGCTATGGCGAACGCTGGCCGGTTGCCTCGAACGGCACCTCGACCGGCATGGCCAAGAACCGCCGCGTCGAAATCATCTGCATTCGCTAA
- the miaB gene encoding tRNA (N6-isopentenyl adenosine(37)-C2)-methylthiotransferase MiaB produces MTQPKKLFIKTYGCQMNVYDSERMAEAMGGQGYVTTDSPDDADMILLNTCHIREKAAEKVYSELGRYKGLKTAKPDLKIGVAGCVAQAEGEEIMRRQPMVDLVVGPQSYHRLPDLTAKAIAGERALDTDFPEEDKFEHLKARPKAARGPTAFLTVQEGCDKFCAFCVVPYTRGAEVSRPANRVMTEARDLVERGVREITLLGQNVNAYHGHDGGLAGLIRELATIDGLERIRFTTSHPNDMDDALIAAHGDCDKLMPYLHLPVQAGSDKILKRMNRSHTAEQYLKLIERLRAARPDLHLSGDFIVGFPEETEADFQDTLALIEAVKYGSAFSFKYSERPGTPAAERPQMDEAEKDDRLQRLQALLTRQQRELQDAMVGREVTVLFEKPGRMPGQMVGKSEYLHAVHVSGASLARGDLAKVRIVSSGPNSLKGELIPGEG; encoded by the coding sequence ATGACCCAGCCCAAAAAGCTTTTCATCAAGACCTACGGTTGCCAGATGAACGTCTACGACAGCGAGCGTATGGCCGAAGCCATGGGCGGTCAGGGCTATGTCACCACCGACAGTCCCGACGACGCGGACATGATCCTGTTGAACACCTGCCACATCCGCGAAAAGGCCGCCGAAAAGGTCTATTCCGAGCTTGGCCGCTACAAGGGGCTCAAGACCGCCAAGCCCGATCTCAAGATCGGTGTCGCCGGCTGCGTCGCCCAGGCAGAAGGCGAAGAGATCATGCGCCGCCAGCCCATGGTCGACCTGGTCGTCGGGCCGCAAAGCTATCACCGCCTGCCGGATCTGACCGCCAAGGCGATTGCCGGCGAACGCGCGCTGGACACCGATTTCCCCGAAGAGGACAAGTTCGAGCACCTCAAGGCCCGCCCCAAGGCGGCGCGCGGGCCCACCGCCTTCCTGACCGTTCAGGAAGGCTGTGACAAGTTCTGCGCCTTCTGCGTGGTGCCCTATACCCGCGGCGCCGAAGTCAGTCGCCCCGCCAACCGCGTGATGACCGAGGCCCGCGACCTGGTCGAACGCGGCGTGCGCGAAATCACCCTGCTGGGCCAGAACGTCAACGCCTATCACGGTCACGATGGCGGCCTTGCCGGGCTGATCCGCGAACTGGCCACCATCGACGGGCTGGAACGCATCCGGTTCACCACCAGCCACCCCAACGACATGGACGACGCCCTGATCGCCGCCCACGGCGACTGCGACAAGCTCATGCCCTATCTGCACCTGCCCGTGCAGGCCGGCAGCGACAAGATCCTCAAACGCATGAACCGCAGCCACACCGCCGAACAGTACCTGAAGCTGATCGAACGTCTGCGCGCCGCGCGCCCCGACCTGCACCTGTCGGGCGATTTCATCGTCGGTTTCCCCGAAGAGACCGAGGCCGATTTTCAGGACACCCTGGCCCTGATCGAAGCGGTCAAATACGGCAGCGCCTTTTCCTTCAAGTATTCCGAGCGCCCCGGCACCCCCGCCGCCGAACGCCCCCAGATGGACGAGGCAGAAAAGGACGACCGGCTGCAGCGCCTTCAGGCTCTGCTGACCCGCCAGCAGCGCGAATTGCAGGATGCCATGGTCGGGCGCGAAGTCACCGTCCTGTTCGAAAAACCGGGTCGCATGCCCGGGCAGATGGTGGGCAAATCCGAATATCTGCATGCAGTGCACGTCAGCGGCGCCTCCCTGGCCCGCGGCGACCTGGCCAAGGTGCGAATCGTGTCCTCGGGCCCGAACTCGCTCAAGGGCGAATTGATCCCCGGCGAGGGCTGA
- a CDS encoding DedA family protein translates to MTDALVSLVPLYGGWILMIVTFLSCLALPVPSSFLMLAGGAFAASGDLGLGTAVLSAYGGAVAGDQSGYLIGNKGGAPLVSRLGRHPKGAETLLRATDLVTRRGGIAVFLTRWLFSPLGPYVNFIGGAMGLSWHRFTVGSLSGEAVWVSLYTGLGFLFAAQIVEVAQIATDLAGLLAAAAVAGVLGMQLFRTRPDQTPGD, encoded by the coding sequence ATGACTGATGCGCTGGTTTCCCTGGTTCCGCTGTATGGTGGCTGGATCCTGATGATCGTCACCTTTCTGTCCTGCCTGGCGCTGCCTGTCCCGTCATCCTTCCTGATGCTGGCTGGCGGGGCCTTTGCCGCCTCGGGCGATCTGGGGCTTGGCACGGCTGTGCTGTCGGCCTACGGCGGCGCGGTGGCTGGCGACCAGTCCGGCTATCTGATCGGCAACAAGGGCGGCGCGCCGCTTGTGTCGCGGCTGGGCCGGCACCCCAAGGGCGCCGAGACCCTGCTGCGGGCAACCGACCTGGTGACGCGGCGCGGCGGTATCGCGGTCTTTCTGACGCGCTGGTTGTTCAGCCCGCTTGGTCCCTATGTCAACTTCATCGGCGGCGCGATGGGGCTGAGCTGGCACCGGTTCACCGTCGGCAGCCTGAGCGGAGAGGCCGTCTGGGTCAGCCTTTATACCGGGCTGGGGTTTCTGTTTGCCGCGCAGATCGTCGAAGTCGCGCAGATCGCCACCGACCTTGCCGGTTTGCTGGCGGCGGCGGCGGTTGCCGGAGTGCTGGGCATGCAGCTGTTCCGCACACGCCCCGACCAGACGCCCGGAGACTGA
- a CDS encoding enoyl-ACP reductase FabI produces the protein MIMSLKGKRGLVMGVANERSIAWGIAKACAEAGAELAFTYQGDAFGKRLQPLAASVGSDFMVDVDVTDDASLDAAFDALAARWDRLDFVIHAIAYSDKNELTGRILNTSRENFKNSLDISAYSFIDVARRAHPLMTQGGTLITLTYMGSTRVTPNYNVMGVAKAALESATRYLANDLGPDGIRVNAISPGPMKTLAGAAIGGARKTYKHTDENAPLGGNATLDAVGGTAVYLISDAGACTTGEIIRVDGGFHVLGMPQYDNL, from the coding sequence ATGATCATGTCTTTGAAGGGCAAGCGCGGGCTTGTCATGGGTGTTGCGAACGAACGTTCCATCGCCTGGGGGATTGCCAAGGCCTGCGCCGAGGCCGGGGCCGAGCTGGCCTTTACCTACCAGGGCGACGCCTTTGGCAAGCGGTTGCAGCCGCTGGCAGCCAGCGTCGGCAGCGATTTCATGGTCGATGTCGACGTGACGGACGATGCCTCGCTGGACGCGGCCTTTGACGCCCTTGCGGCGCGCTGGGACCGGCTGGATTTCGTCATCCACGCCATCGCCTATTCCGACAAGAATGAATTGACGGGCCGCATCCTCAACACCTCGCGCGAGAACTTCAAGAATTCGCTCGATATCTCGGCCTACAGCTTTATCGACGTGGCGCGCCGGGCGCATCCGCTGATGACCCAAGGCGGCACGCTGATCACCCTGACCTACATGGGCAGCACCCGCGTGACGCCCAATTACAACGTCATGGGTGTGGCCAAGGCCGCGCTGGAAAGCGCCACCCGCTATCTGGCCAACGATCTTGGCCCCGATGGCATCCGCGTCAACGCCATCAGCCCCGGCCCGATGAAAACCCTGGCCGGCGCGGCCATCGGTGGCGCGCGCAAGACCTACAAGCACACGGATGAAAACGCCCCGCTGGGCGGCAATGCCACGCTGGATGCGGTGGGCGGCACAGCCGTTTACCTGATTTCCGACGCCGGCGCCTGTACCACCGGCGAGATCATCCGCGTGGACGGCGGTTTCCACGTTCTGGGGATGCCGCAGTACGACAACCTTTAA